The DNA region GCCACCCGCTTCAGGGGTACGAACGGAAAGTTTCCATTTACCCTCCTTATCAGACAGCGTTTCATACGTCTTCCCGTCCCAGGAAGTGGTTATTTTCACCGTTTTCATCGGTTTTGCCTCACCCCAGATAGGGGCATCCGCCTGTTGCTGCAACACCATGTTATCCGAAAACATCGGCGGCAACACCACCTTGGCCGAGATTGTACCGGATAACAACAGCAAAGCTGCAACTAACATACATTTGTTTTTCATATCAGTTAATTATTGGTTTAAACAGACGCATTGCAAACAGTTGCTTTAATCACATATCACCGTCGCAATATCGGAAAGCAAAGATAGCTAGAATTTCATATTCGAAATAGTGTTATTACCCTAATAAATGCAATAATCTTTCCATTTATCACGCTAAATAGAAAGATATTCCTACTTTTGCACGAAAATCAACGCGTTATTTTATGGTTTTAAATTACATTTGGGTAGCATTCTTCGTAATTGCTTTCATTGTGGCACTCATCAAGCTCCTGTTTATGGGCAACACAGAAATCTTTACGGAGCTTGTCAATTCAACATTCACTTCCTCGAAAACAGCCTTCGAAATATCACTGGGGCTGACGGGCATCCTTTCTCTATGGCTGGGTATCATGAAGATCGGTGAGCAAAGCGGTATGATTAACGCGCTGTCCCGCTGGCTGAGTCCGGTGTTCTGCCGTCTTTTCCCCGAAATACCCAAAGGACACCCTGCCATGGGTTCCATCTTTATGAATCTCTCCGCCAATATGCTGGGACTGGACAATGCAGCCACCCCAATGGGTTTGAAAGCTATGAAGGAACTGCAAGAACTGAATCCCCAAAAGGATACGGCAACCAATCCGATGGTCATGTTCCTGGTGCTCAATACTTCCGGATTGATCCTGATCCCTATCAGCATCATGATGTATCGTGCCCAGATGGGCGCTGCACAGCCTACCGACATATTCATCCCCATACTGATCACATCAGCCATCTCCACCCTTGTGGGAGTGATTGCCGTCAGCATTGCCCAACGTATCAACCTGATCAACAAGCCCATCCTTATCCTCATCGGTTGCATCAGCCTTTTCTTTGCAGGGCTGATTTACTTGTTTATGAGGCTTGGCCGGGAAGAAATCGGCACGTATTCCACACTGATTGCCAACGTTATCCTGTTCAGCATCATTCTTTTGTTCATAGTCTGGGGATTATGGAAGAAAATAAATGTATATGATGCCTTCGTAGAAGGTGCCAAAGAAGGTTTTACCACGGCCGTGCGCATCATTCCATATCTGGTAGCGTTTCTGGTAGGTATTGCCGTATTCCGCACTTCCGGCGCAATGGACATGCTGGTAAGCGGCATCGGTTACGTTGTGGGATTGTTCGGCGCAGACACCAGCTTTGTAGGCGCTTTGCCAACCGCACTGATGAAGTCGCTGAGTGGCAGCGGTGCCAACGGACTGATGATTGACACCATGAAGGAGTATGGCGCAGATTCTTTCGTAGGGCGAATGAGTTGTGTAGCCCGCGGTGCTTCGGATACCACCTTCTATATCCTGGCTGTCTACTTCGGAAGCGTAGGCATCACCAAAACGCGTAATGCCGTCACTTGCGGACTGATAGCGGACTTTGCAGGTATCATCGCCGCCATCATCATCAGCTATCTGTTTTTCTTTTAATTTTTAATTGTGAATTGATATGATTTCCTATCAGACAGACGGTGTAGAAATGCCCGCCATCAAAAAGAGCCAAACCACAGAATGGATCAAAGCCGTTGCCGCCACTTACGGGAAAAGAGTCGGTGAAATCGCTTATATTTTCTGTTCCGACGAGAAAATACTTGAGGTGAACCGCCAGTATCTGCAACATGATTACTACACGGATATCATCACTTTTGATTATTGCGAGGGCAATCGCCTCAGTGGAGATTTATTTATCAGCCTCGACACGGTACGTACCAATGCAGAACAGTTCGGCAGTGACTATGAAACGGAGCTACACCGGGTTATTATCCACGGTATTCTGCATCTTTGCGGCATTAATGATAAAGGACCAGGAGAACGGGAGATTATGGAAGCTGCAGAGAATAAAGCTCTGGCTATGCGATAAAGAAACGAAAGAAAGTAGCTGTTTAGAGCATCTATAGATGGGACGCGCAGGATATATAGATGGGACACGCAGGACATATAGACCGGATGTATAGGATATATAGATCGGATATGCAGGATATATAGATGCAACGTGCATGAGATTATGACTCATGCACATTGTATTTTATATCCATCTTTTTATTTCAATAAGAACTTCTCCGCACGTCCCGGAGAAAAGAGTTCCCACAAGGAAGCCACCGTCCAACCCGGAGCGAAGATATTGTTATAGTATCCCTTTCCATTGCGACCATAATCCCAGTTGGTATGCTGCACAACTTCGGGATAAAAGCCCACTTTGGCTACACCGCACATGTGACCTTCGTACGGCAAAAGTTGGCGCATGGAAGTAGAAATCACCTGTGCAAATTCTGAGAAACGAGATTCATTGTATTCTTTCGAAAGCCAATTCAATACATCGGCAAATTCAAAAACAAACACATCTATGTGGTTATTCTCCACCGATACATTTCCCCAGCCACGGGTTTTCAGACCGATATCACCCAGCATCTGTCCTTCGGCAAAAGGAACGTCCCAGGTATAATACCAGGATAAAGCAAAATAAGCCGCTTTCTTCGACAGTTCGGCATAATGTGTACGTTCTGCACCTTTAGTAACCAAAGCCAGATAATACGTAGCAGTAGCGGCATACAGGGAAGCTTCTTTATCCTCACAATTTGCATCCAGGGTCGAAGAGAAGAAATCGGCCTTGGAGATAAGTTCTTTCTCCAGATAGCCCACCGTGCGTTTCGCACTCTCCAGATAACGTTTATCCTTGAAATACTTGTAAGCCATCACCAAAGGCAAAGTGGCCGAAGGGGTGCTTCCACCCGTTCCATCTACAATGGAGAAATCATCCTTAAACTTGCGCGGGAAGCTGCCGTCCTCGTTCTGCAAACGCAGGAAGCTATCCAAAATACCTTTGATACGCTTCTCCCACTCAGGATGTTTGCGCTTCTGCCGCTTTTCGTAACTCAGATAATTCAGCACGGCATACACACCCTCTGACTGACGACGGATGCTATGCTTGGATTCTTTAAAGCCACGATTGTAATGTACCACCTCATTGAAGAACCCTGCCGGAGAGAAACCGTTCTGAAGATACGTATCAAAAACGCTGTTGGCACTGTTCATTAATTCCCGGCGGTTCTGTTGCGTACCATATTCCAGTGCATTGAAAGCATTGAGCAACGTACGTCCCACAAATCCGATTTCGGCAACATCCACATGATCGCAAGTAGCCGTTTTCAGTTCCACGCCTGAGTAGTAATGAGTAGGCGTATTGTCCACATAACTTTCTACAAAGAAATTGCTGAGTACTTCTTTCATTCTGTCCACCGTATAAGGTGTATCAACAGGCTGAGGGCGGTTGGTATCGTAGCAATACTCCCAGGTACGCTGCACGCACTCAGAGAAATCGGCAGCATCTATTTCCGCCAACTCCCAGGTCAGAGTAATGCTGTCTCCCTTGCGAAGCGACTGGAAAGCCTCAACGGCAGGAGCTAAAGTCAATTTACGAATATAAGTTTTCGGAGCTTCCCGATACGGAAAGCCGTAAGAAAGCACAGTCATGCCTCCCACATTTTCAAATCCGGTATAGCCTATGGATGTTTCTCCGGACACAATGACCTCTCCTTCTTTGTGAGTGGCCAACGCCTCCTTGTCAAACTTATCAATGCGGATAACCGACATTGATTTACCATTTGCAGGACTGAAAGCTGCTGTAAGCGGAGTACTCAGACGATCCTCGCGCACCAACCAACTATCGGAAGTATGGAATGAAGGTGCTTCCTTGGGTGAACGCAGATTGCGACGATACCAGAAACCGGGCATATAGAACTGGCAGTCATCATGCTTATAACCGGTTTTTATCTGCTCTCCATAATTGAAAT from Bacteroides sp. MSB163 includes:
- a CDS encoding nucleoside recognition domain-containing protein gives rise to the protein MVLNYIWVAFFVIAFIVALIKLLFMGNTEIFTELVNSTFTSSKTAFEISLGLTGILSLWLGIMKIGEQSGMINALSRWLSPVFCRLFPEIPKGHPAMGSIFMNLSANMLGLDNAATPMGLKAMKELQELNPQKDTATNPMVMFLVLNTSGLILIPISIMMYRAQMGAAQPTDIFIPILITSAISTLVGVIAVSIAQRINLINKPILILIGCISLFFAGLIYLFMRLGREEIGTYSTLIANVILFSIILLFIVWGLWKKINVYDAFVEGAKEGFTTAVRIIPYLVAFLVGIAVFRTSGAMDMLVSGIGYVVGLFGADTSFVGALPTALMKSLSGSGANGLMIDTMKEYGADSFVGRMSCVARGASDTTFYILAVYFGSVGITKTRNAVTCGLIADFAGIIAAIIISYLFFF
- the ybeY gene encoding rRNA maturation RNase YbeY, translating into MISYQTDGVEMPAIKKSQTTEWIKAVAATYGKRVGEIAYIFCSDEKILEVNRQYLQHDYYTDIITFDYCEGNRLSGDLFISLDTVRTNAEQFGSDYETELHRVIIHGILHLCGINDKGPGEREIMEAAENKALAMR